GAGGCGATCCTCACCTCGGTGGGCAAGACCGGGCGGCTGGTCGTGGTCGACGAGGACTACCTGTCCTATGGCGTCTCGGCGGAGGTGATCGCCACGATCACCGACCAGGACCCGGGCATGCTGGTCGTCCCGCCGCGGCGGATCGCCGTACCCGACGTGCCGATCCCCTACGCGCACGACTTGGAGTACGCCGTGCTGCCCCGGCACGACCGGATCGAAGCCGCGATCCGGGCGACCGCGGGATGACCGACGTCGTGTTCCCGCCGCTGTCGAAGGACACGCCGGACGCCGAGGGCGTCCTCGCCACGTGGTTCGTGAGCGAGGGCGCCCGGGTGGCTGCCGACGACCTGCTCGCGGAGGTCCAGGTCGACAAGGTGTCCGCGGAGGTACCGGCTCCGACCGCGGGGGTGGTGCACCTGCTCGTCGAGGAGGAGGCCGTGGTCAGGCAGGGGCAGCCGATCGCGCGGATCGACTGACCCCGCGCACGCTCGCGGACGCCATACGGATCGTGGCTGACAGGTCTCGTTCTGTATGACGTCCGGCGGGCCGGGCGACGGCCCGCGTCGGCATATCGCCGCAAAGGGCGCGAGCTCGCGCAGGTGTGCGGTTTCGCGTCCCCGGGGCGGCGCGCCGGTGCCACCATGGCTGCATGAGCGAGCAGCAGCTGACCGGCGCTTCCGCGGTCCTCGACTCGGCCGCGCACATCGAGCTCACCGAGCGCTGGGCGGCGCACAACTACCGTCCGCTGCCGGTGGTGATCAGCGCCGCGAGCGGGGCCTGGGTCACCGACGTGGAGGGCAACCACTACCTCGACTGCCTGGCCGGCTACTCCGCGCTCAGCTTCGGTCACGGCCACCCGCGGCTGCTCGCCGTGGCGCACGCGCAGCTCGACCGGCTGACGCTGACCAGCCGGGCGTTCTACAACGACCAGCTGGGTCCCTTCGCGCGCGACCTCGCAGCGTTCACCGGCAAGGACGTCGTGCTGCCGATGAACGCCGGTGCCGAAGCCGTCGAGACCGCGATCAAGGTGAGCCGGCGCTGGGGCTACGAGGTCAAGGGCGTGCCGGCGGGCACCGCGTCGATCATCGTGATGGAGGGCAACTTCCACGGCCGTACGACGACCATCGTCAGCTTCTCGACCGACGAGGCGGCGCGACGTGACTACGGGCCGTTCACGCCGGGCTTCCGGGTCGTGCCCTACGGGGACGCTGCGGCGGTCGAG
The DNA window shown above is from Nocardioides mesophilus and carries:
- a CDS encoding lipoyl domain-containing protein; this translates as MTDVVFPPLSKDTPDAEGVLATWFVSEGARVAADDLLAEVQVDKVSAEVPAPTAGVVHLLVEEEAVVRQGQPIARID